Proteins encoded together in one Planctopirus ephydatiae window:
- a CDS encoding RsmD family RNA methyltransferase encodes MRIISGRFRRRTLQANPGNTTRPITDRAKVILFDNIERFFKGQRVLDIFCGTGSLGLEALSRGAETCVFIEQDHRAFELLKANIAHVGATEIAVPWRVSALKSSLKPRGTLWYPYGLVFFDPPYVMLKDVRPGEPLYRMFLRLARPDITTEDVLVVLRGPECAEYTLPDCWQIERKMKVGSMELALIRKAYATPLPENQTDEDSGVESDEPQAGN; translated from the coding sequence ATGCGAATTATCTCTGGTCGATTTCGTCGGCGAACATTGCAGGCCAATCCGGGAAACACGACGCGACCCATTACCGATCGTGCCAAAGTTATCCTTTTCGATAACATCGAAAGATTTTTCAAAGGTCAGCGTGTCCTGGATATCTTCTGTGGGACGGGTTCTCTGGGTCTGGAAGCGCTCAGCCGAGGTGCGGAAACCTGTGTCTTCATCGAGCAGGATCATCGGGCGTTCGAACTTCTTAAGGCAAACATTGCCCATGTCGGTGCAACAGAGATCGCTGTCCCCTGGCGTGTCAGTGCGCTCAAGTCGTCACTGAAACCGAGAGGGACCCTGTGGTACCCTTATGGGCTGGTTTTTTTTGACCCTCCCTACGTCATGCTCAAGGACGTTCGGCCTGGCGAACCACTCTACCGCATGTTTCTGCGACTGGCTCGACCAGATATCACGACCGAGGATGTGCTCGTGGTCTTACGCGGGCCAGAGTGTGCAGAGTACACGCTTCCCGATTGCTGGCAGATTGAACGGAAAATGAAAGTGGGGAGCATGGAGCTGGCACTCATTCGCAAAGCTTATGCGACGCCACTTCCTGAGAACCAGACGGATGAAGACTCGGGAGTTGAAAGTGACGAACCGCAGGCAGGAAATTGA
- a CDS encoding FmdB family zinc ribbon protein: MPLYVYEEVLPDGSGGDRFEILQSISAPVLEVHPETGVPVRRCLTSAAISRPWSAQSDSTKLSDRNLDKMGFTKYVKGKNGYEKTCGDGPDIIRK; encoded by the coding sequence ATGCCACTTTATGTGTATGAAGAAGTGCTGCCGGATGGCTCGGGTGGTGACCGCTTCGAGATTCTGCAGTCGATTTCAGCACCAGTTTTGGAAGTGCATCCCGAGACAGGAGTTCCCGTGCGCCGCTGCCTGACATCGGCTGCCATCTCGCGACCCTGGAGTGCTCAGTCCGATTCGACAAAGCTTTCCGACCGAAATCTCGACAAGATGGGTTTCACTAAGTACGTCAAAGGGAAGAACGGCTACGAAAAGACCTGTGGGGATGGCCCGGATATCATTCGCAAGTGA